A DNA window from Arachis duranensis cultivar V14167 chromosome 3, aradu.V14167.gnm2.J7QH, whole genome shotgun sequence contains the following coding sequences:
- the LOC107481062 gene encoding double-stranded RNA-binding protein 4 isoform X2 yields the protein MEIPTQIQLPEHMAASSSSPQPPPQPPTSSSLVQHVSPSSSPLPQHLRHKNRLQEFAQRSNIPLPGYQTTNEGTPHAPKFRATVCVDGTSYTSQMTFSQRKAAEQDAARIALESLNEKIKDDRCPLVSENTSISKSIMNEYATKLNVERPTYNTVQLEGLLPRFMSFVIFNGTKYTSVIGKNKKEAEQLAARAAILSILGDSSSTTLYEIIRSKSSFYGIAKPNESQVTNGSIVLPIGTTEYASDLQDHKDKEVPMATNNGEKRIDVVPASSNMLSSSQELQMPIHVPCVEGPCPPKSSSLQPGGSELGQLAASDASNSGSKRRKNKKKANKRARLESMLPSAADPCSVAQ from the exons ATGGAGATTCCGACCCAGATTCAACTCCCCGAACATATGGCGGCTTCTTCATCTTCGCctcaaccaccaccacaaccaCCCACTTCTTCCTCTCTCGTTCAACATGTGTCTCCATCTTCCTCTCCTCTTCCTC AACACTTAAGGCACAAAAATCGCTTACAAGAATTTGCTCAGAGATCAAATATACCACTTCCTGGGTATCAAACGACTAATGAAGGGACTCCACATGCACCAAAGTTTAGGGCAACTGTGTGTGTGGATGGTACAAGCTATACCTCTCAAATGACTTTCTCTCAGAGAAAGGCTGCTGAACAAGATGCGGCGAGGATAGCACTGGAGAGCCTGAATGAAAAGATTAAAGACGATAGATGCCCTCTTGTTTCTGAG AATACTTCGATTTCCAAGTCTATCATGAACGAATATGCCACAAAGCTAAATGTAGAAAGGCCTACTTACAATACTGTTCAGCTAGAAGGGTTGCTTCCTCGCTTTATGTCTTTTGTGATCTTCAATGGTACAAAATACACTAGTGTTattggaaaaaacaaaaaagaggcCGAGCAGTTAGCAGCACGTGCTGCTATTCTTTCCATTCTTG GTGATTCTAGCTCAACAACACTGTATGAGATAATAAGATCAAAATCTAGTTTTTATGGAATAGCAAAACCAAATGAATCCCAAGTTACTAATGGAAGCATCGTCTTACCCATAGGAACTACAGAATATGCTTCTGACTTGCAGGATCATAAAGATAAAGAGGTTCCTATGGCCACTAATAATGGTGAGAAGAGAATTGATGTTGTTCCTGCTTCGTCCAATATGCTTTCATCATCTCAAGAGCTTCAGATGCCCATACATGTACCATGTGTTGAGGGCCCTTGTCCTCCAAAAAGTTCCTCTCTTCAGCCAGGAGGTTCAGAATTGGGTCAGCTGGCCGCTAGTGATGCTTCCAATTCCGGTTCAAAGAGgcgaaagaacaagaagaaggcaAATAAGAGGGCTCGGTTGGAATCCAT GTTACCAAGTGCAGCAGATCCTTGTTCAGTAGCACAATGA
- the LOC107481062 gene encoding double-stranded RNA-binding protein 4 isoform X1 — MEIPTQIQLPEHMAASSSSPQPPPQPPTSSSLVQHVSPSSSPLPQHLRHKNRLQEFAQRSNIPLPGYQTTNEGTPHAPKFRATVCVDGTSYTSQMTFSQRKAAEQDAARIALESLNEKIKDDRCPLVSENTSISKSIMNEYATKLNVERPTYNTVQLEGLLPRFMSFVIFNGTKYTSVIGKNKKEAEQLAARAAILSILAGDSSSTTLYEIIRSKSSFYGIAKPNESQVTNGSIVLPIGTTEYASDLQDHKDKEVPMATNNGEKRIDVVPASSNMLSSSQELQMPIHVPCVEGPCPPKSSSLQPGGSELGQLAASDASNSGSKRRKNKKKANKRARLESMLPSAADPCSVAQ, encoded by the exons ATGGAGATTCCGACCCAGATTCAACTCCCCGAACATATGGCGGCTTCTTCATCTTCGCctcaaccaccaccacaaccaCCCACTTCTTCCTCTCTCGTTCAACATGTGTCTCCATCTTCCTCTCCTCTTCCTC AACACTTAAGGCACAAAAATCGCTTACAAGAATTTGCTCAGAGATCAAATATACCACTTCCTGGGTATCAAACGACTAATGAAGGGACTCCACATGCACCAAAGTTTAGGGCAACTGTGTGTGTGGATGGTACAAGCTATACCTCTCAAATGACTTTCTCTCAGAGAAAGGCTGCTGAACAAGATGCGGCGAGGATAGCACTGGAGAGCCTGAATGAAAAGATTAAAGACGATAGATGCCCTCTTGTTTCTGAG AATACTTCGATTTCCAAGTCTATCATGAACGAATATGCCACAAAGCTAAATGTAGAAAGGCCTACTTACAATACTGTTCAGCTAGAAGGGTTGCTTCCTCGCTTTATGTCTTTTGTGATCTTCAATGGTACAAAATACACTAGTGTTattggaaaaaacaaaaaagaggcCGAGCAGTTAGCAGCACGTGCTGCTATTCTTTCCATTCTTG CAGGTGATTCTAGCTCAACAACACTGTATGAGATAATAAGATCAAAATCTAGTTTTTATGGAATAGCAAAACCAAATGAATCCCAAGTTACTAATGGAAGCATCGTCTTACCCATAGGAACTACAGAATATGCTTCTGACTTGCAGGATCATAAAGATAAAGAGGTTCCTATGGCCACTAATAATGGTGAGAAGAGAATTGATGTTGTTCCTGCTTCGTCCAATATGCTTTCATCATCTCAAGAGCTTCAGATGCCCATACATGTACCATGTGTTGAGGGCCCTTGTCCTCCAAAAAGTTCCTCTCTTCAGCCAGGAGGTTCAGAATTGGGTCAGCTGGCCGCTAGTGATGCTTCCAATTCCGGTTCAAAGAGgcgaaagaacaagaagaaggcaAATAAGAGGGCTCGGTTGGAATCCAT GTTACCAAGTGCAGCAGATCCTTGTTCAGTAGCACAATGA